One stretch of Arachis hypogaea cultivar Tifrunner chromosome 20, arahy.Tifrunner.gnm2.J5K5, whole genome shotgun sequence DNA includes these proteins:
- the LOC112783671 gene encoding small ribosomal subunit protein uS9, translating to MAAQPLEQVQCFGRKKTAVAVTYCKRGRGLIKINGCPIELVEPEILRFKAFEPILLLGRSRFAGVDMRIRVKGGGHTSQIYAIRQSIAKALVAFYQKYVDEQSKKEIKDILVRYDRTLLVADPRRCEPKKFGGRGARARFQKSYR from the coding sequence aTGGCGGCGCAGCCCCTCGAGCAGGTCCAATGCTTCGGTCGCAAGAAAACGGCGGTTGCGGTTACCTACTGCAAGCGCGGCCGCGGGCTCATCAAGATCAATGGCTGCCCAATCGAGCTTGTTGAGCCTGAGATCCTACGGTTCAAGGCCTTCGAGCCGATTCTTCTGTTAGGGCGGAGCCGCTTCGCCGGCGTCGACATGCGCATCCGCGTCAAGGGCGGTGGACACACTTCTCAGATCTACGCCATAAGGCAGAGCATAGCGAAGGCGCTGGTTGCGTTCTACCAGAAGTACGTTGATGAACAGAGCAAGAAGGAGATCAAGGACATTCTCGTCAGGTACGATAGGACCTTACTTGTTGCTGATCCAAGGCGCTGTGAGCCTAAGAAGTTCGGTGGTCGTGGCGCTCGCGCGAGGTTCCAGAAATCTTACCGTTAG
- the LOC112783670 gene encoding filament-like plant protein 7 gives MNNKPWLWRKKSMEKTIFAMDKGVSPPGTNEEGVNKQPTDIKPGLERSPESPDKKLATVLLDYHAGNDPSMERNHRPQQEIRGMEGAEQVESANDSDKGSPAETVTSTNATCHEPFQQPSYIQEQEQIQKELEEKLRESSKRIAELTAENAHLANALLVKEKSIEDLLQCKQQAEAEFTTLMARLDATEKENVFLRYEFHVLEKELEIRKEEINYSRQYADDSHKQYLISAENVSKLEAECQRLHTLLHKSSPGPANLVNTKNEARKTRRETDMRRKKPNPTRDLVCKNNDIRNSTKVSEKSIGLVFKRLQDLDEENKALKRILTQRNTELDSSRIMYAETASRLSQAEILLRKFSENQKSMELAKYYPTSSELSLISKFDVASDDGAISTGSWANALISELEHLRTAEGEWHKNMSFFMDDFVEMEKQAIVSVDTPKRGYCSDTSGRELVPVEQDISFTEGEQQNQFKHPSERSFDWLQVVLNAILEESRLSKRSLDELFDDIKIAFGCMNHPTTCKPDNSFSGSGEAKSSKQCDSHLRKSIHKIIKLIEGIAPESFICNNSSDCLEDNSHSNISHSPTSKEYFVHVFQWKVSDLNPLLHQLVHTCKDLLTGTANSENFFEEVAFALEWSINNCATSTNASIARDKIRRHFGSLLSKIDTGNQRDCDDKQSFRSTSGAYSDDQGVCLNTQKNQYDPIEENRKLKEDLRCTISAKKDVEAKLTEANQNLTKQCQEAQNSIKGLESEMATLRESKGIIEDQIEKQKMINEDLDTQLTIAQAKLNDFCQKFSSLEVELEDKKNSCEELEATCLELQLQLESIAKKDAPIYGRCDAEKIYQTGWEITTASSKLAECQETILNLGKQLKALASSNETAPFDRVVSATSTTMANPTQKKNLVKRSSLRNQMQAEDDAMAEIHDPVQVGESECSKDTDKPPLLQSEEDSAMHGPEVIANASQPSVTSEQNDRSIAAMGSLAIVPSKKQGSLGFLKKLLLRQKKGKVKGTKILVK, from the exons ATGAACAATAAACCATGGCTTTGGAGGAAAAAATCTATGGAGAAGACAATCTTTGCAATGGACAAAGGTGTAAGCCCTCCTGGAACCAATGAAGAAGGG GTAAATAAACAGCCAACagatataaaacctggattggaAAGATCACCGGAAAGTCCAGACAAGAAGTTGGCAACAGTTCTCCTTGATTACCACGCCGGAAACGATCCTTCCATGGAACGCAACCATAGGCCCCAACAAGAAATTAGAG GCATGGAAGGGGCAGAACAAGTCGAATCTGCCAATGATTCAGATAAAGGATCACCTGCTGAAACCGTAACTTCAACCAATGCAACATGCCATGAACCTTTTCAGCAACCAAGTTATATTCAAGAACAAGAGCAGATTCAGAAAGAACTGGAAGAGAAGTTGAGAGAATCAAGTAAAAGGATAGCCGAGTTAACTGCTGAGAATGCTCATCTAGCTAATGCCTTACTAGTCAAAGAAAAATCTATTGAGGACTTGCTTCAATGCAAACAACAAGCAGAAGCAGAGTTTACTACCTTGATGGCAAGGTTAGATGCCACTGAGAAGGAAAATGTTTTCCTCCGATATGAGTTTCACGTGCTGGAAAAGGAACTTGAGATCAGGAAGGAGGAGATCAACTATAGTCGTCAGTATGCAGATGACTCGCATAAACAATATCTTATAAGTGCTGAGAATGTCTCAAAGTTGGAAGCCGAGTGCCAGAGACTCCACACGCTGCTGCATAAAAGCTCACCTGGTCCTGCTAATTTAGTGAATACGAAAAATGAAGCCAGAAAGACGAGGAGGGAGACAGATATGAGAAGAAAAAAGCCTAATCCTACCAGAGATTTGGTTTGCAAGAACAATGATATTAGAAACTCTACCAAAGTATCCGAGAAGAGCATCGGCTTGGTGTTCAAACGGTTACAAGATCTGGATGAGGAAAACAAGGCTCTGAAAAGAATTTTAACCCAGAGAAATACTGAACTAGATTCATCAAGAATCATGTATGCTGAAACAGCTTCCAGATTATCACAGGCTGAGATTTTGCTCAGGAAGTTTTCTGAGAATCAGAAGTCCATGGAGCTAGCAAAGTATTATCCCACATCAAGTGAACTTTctttaatatcaaaatttgatgTTGCTAGTGATGATGGAGCGATCTCTACTGGATCCTGGGCAAATGCTCTTATTTCAGAACTTGAGCATTTGAGAACTGCAGAGGGTGAATGGCATAAGAACATGAGtttcttcatggatgactttgtTGAGATGGAGAAACAAGCCATAGTTTCGGTTGATACTCCTAAAAGAGGATACTGCTCTGATACAAGTGGGAGGGAACTGGTGCCAGTTGAACAAGATATTAGCTTCACTGAAGGGGAACAGCAGAATCAATTCAAACATCCATCTGAGAGATCATTTGATTGGCTACAAGTTGTTTTGAATGCAATCTTGGAAGAGAGCCGCTTATCAAAACGAAGCCTTGATGAACTGTTTGATGACATAAAAATTGCTTTTGGTTGCATGAATCACCCAACAACCTGTAAACCTGATAACAGTTTCAGTGGTTCTGGGGAAGCAAAAAGTTCCAAACAATGTGACTCTCATTTGAGAAagtcaatacataaaattatcaAGCTCATTGAAGGAATCGCTCCCGAATCATTCATCTGTAACAACTCTTCAGATTGCTTGGAGGATAACTCGCATTCTAACATATCTCATTCACCAACATCTAAAGAATACTTTGTTCATGTTTTCCAATGGAAGGTTTCAGACTTGAATCCTCTTCTGCATCAACTTGTTCATACCTGCAAAGATTTGCTAACAGGGACAGCAAATTCGGAAAATTTTTTTGAGGAGGTAGCATTTGCTTTGGAGTGGAGCATCAATAACTGTGCCACCTCCACAAATGCTTCAATTGCAAGAGATAAGATCAGGAGGCATTTTGGCTCTCTTCTGTCCAAAATTGATACCGGGAATCAAAGAGATTGTGATGATAAACAGTCTTTTCGCTCCACCTCGGGTGCTTATTCAGATGACCAAGGTGTATGCCTCAACACACAGAAAAATCAGTATGACCCCATTGAAGAAAATAGGAAGTTGAAAGAGGATCTGAGATGCACAATATCTGCAAAGAAGGACGTGGAAGCCAAGCTGACCGAGGCGAATCAGAACTTGACAAAACAGTGTCAAGAAGCACAGAATAGTATCAAAGGTTTAGAATCAGAAATGGCAACATTGAGAGAATCCAAAGGAATAATTGAAGATCAGATTGAAAAACAGAAGATGATAAATGAAGATCTTGACACCCAGCTTACCATAGCACAAGCCAAGTTAAATGATTTCTGTCAAAAGTTCTCATCCTTAGAAGTCGAATTGGAGGATAAAAAGAACTCCTGTGAAGAATTAGAAGCAACTTGTCTTGAGCTTCAGCTCCAGCTGGAAAG CATTGCGAAGAAAGATGCTCCAATATATGGTAGATGTGATGCGGAAAAGATATATCAAACT GGCTGGGAGATCACAACAGCTTCATCAAAGTTGGCGGAGTGCCAAGAAACCATCCTCAACCTTGGGAAACAACTCAAGGCACTTGCTTCGTCTAATGAAACAGCACCTTTTGACAGGGTAGTCTCTGCGACTAGTACTACTATGGCCAATCCTACTCAAAAGAAGAACCTGGTCAAACGATCTTCTCTACGCAACCAAATGCAAGCTGAGGATGATGCTATGGCAGAGATCCATGATCCTGTTCAAGTTGGAGAGAGTGAATGCAGTAAAGATACAGATAAGCCACCCCTTCTTCAATCCGAAGAGGATAGTGCTATGCATGGTCCAGAAGTCATAGCTAATGCTTCACAACCAAGTGTTACATCAGAGCAAAATGATAGAAGCATTGCTGCTATGGGGTCTCTGGCAATTGTACCGAGTAAAAAACAAGGAAGCCTTGGTTTTCTGAAGAAGCTACTACTAAGACAAAAGAAAGGGAAAGTTAAAGGCACTAAGATATTGGTAAAATGA